The following proteins are encoded in a genomic region of Sulfurimonas sp. HSL3-7:
- a CDS encoding J domain-containing protein: MFNSIVKKAQQLAKETKEAYYEGLYGDTEEVVEAFRLLGLSNEANFEEVKRQFKELSKLYHPDKTVKSDPAQFIAIKEAYETLKEKFKAEAS, translated from the coding sequence ATGTTTAACTCGATCGTGAAAAAAGCACAGCAGTTGGCCAAAGAGACGAAAGAGGCCTATTATGAAGGGTTATACGGCGACACTGAAGAGGTCGTCGAGGCGTTCAGGCTTCTGGGCCTCTCGAACGAAGCCAACTTCGAAGAGGTCAAACGCCAGTTCAAAGAGCTCAGCAAGCTCTACCACCCCGACAAGACGGTCAAAAGCGATCCGGCGCAGTTTATCGCTATCAAAGAGGCGTATGAGACTTTAAAAGAGAAGTTCAAAGCAGAAGCGTCTTAA
- a CDS encoding GMC family oxidoreductase, with amino-acid sequence MIRRTDICIIGSGAGAAPVAFTLSQAGFKVTVLEKGPLYSENDFKKDEIAVSRRSLFTPKLKDEQHVIETYDEEGNIIREVGSEVGWSFWNGSMVGGSSNLMSGYFHRMKPDDFRLKTVFGEVEGANVVDWPIGYETLEPYYTKVEEVVGVSGKMVEHPFREPRSTEEFPYPQTWEHPVASWIDNACAELGYHAMPTPRAILPYDALGRRGCSYSNLCGSYGCATGAKSHAKSALLDKAVASGNCEILADSYVYKIESEKNSAVGVYYYDKAGESRKIEAKIYVLAAQAIESARLLLNSKSVDFPNGLANNSNQVGKNLIFSAGGSGTGRLNFEKIPKEHRESLLLRGAFVNRSLQDWYAYESGGQNVKGGTIDFLFEHANAIPRALDQVYDENNDLVWGKALSKKLRHTFMRSRVMTFEVFNDWLPTDRCFVGVDDRVKDKWGMPVGKIRLYGHPHDVEVGRHLAKQAEKVLEALGCEEISSNISDAPPPNLVAGGCRFGTDPESSVLDPNCRAHEVANLYVTDASFMPTGGSVPYTWTIYANAFRVADIILKEMRINV; translated from the coding sequence ATGATACGCCGTACAGACATCTGCATCATCGGCAGCGGAGCAGGGGCGGCGCCGGTCGCTTTCACCCTCTCTCAGGCAGGCTTCAAGGTGACCGTCCTTGAAAAAGGGCCGCTCTACAGCGAAAATGACTTCAAAAAAGACGAGATCGCGGTCTCCAGGCGAAGTCTCTTCACCCCGAAACTAAAAGACGAACAGCATGTCATCGAGACCTACGATGAAGAGGGCAACATTATAAGAGAGGTTGGCAGCGAGGTGGGGTGGAGCTTCTGGAACGGTTCGATGGTGGGCGGCTCGTCGAACCTGATGAGCGGCTATTTTCACCGCATGAAACCCGACGACTTCCGGCTCAAAACCGTTTTCGGCGAGGTCGAAGGGGCCAACGTCGTCGACTGGCCCATCGGTTACGAGACGCTTGAACCCTACTATACGAAAGTCGAAGAGGTGGTCGGCGTCTCCGGAAAGATGGTCGAACACCCCTTCAGGGAACCGCGTTCTACCGAGGAATTTCCCTACCCGCAGACCTGGGAGCATCCCGTCGCCTCGTGGATCGATAACGCCTGCGCCGAGCTCGGGTACCACGCCATGCCGACGCCCCGTGCCATCCTCCCCTACGATGCGCTTGGCCGCAGAGGCTGCTCCTATTCAAACCTTTGCGGCAGCTACGGCTGTGCGACAGGCGCCAAGAGCCACGCCAAGTCGGCGCTGCTGGACAAGGCCGTCGCCTCTGGCAACTGCGAGATATTGGCCGATTCATACGTCTACAAGATAGAGAGCGAAAAGAACAGCGCCGTCGGTGTCTACTACTATGACAAAGCGGGCGAAAGCCGCAAGATCGAGGCGAAGATCTATGTCCTGGCTGCCCAGGCGATAGAGAGTGCCCGCCTGCTGCTCAACTCCAAAAGCGTCGACTTTCCAAACGGTCTGGCCAACAACAGCAATCAGGTGGGGAAAAACCTTATCTTCTCTGCCGGCGGAAGCGGTACGGGGCGTCTGAACTTCGAGAAGATCCCTAAAGAGCATCGGGAGTCGCTGCTGTTGCGAGGCGCCTTCGTCAACCGTTCGCTGCAGGACTGGTATGCGTACGAGAGCGGCGGTCAAAATGTCAAAGGCGGCACCATCGATTTTCTCTTCGAGCACGCCAATGCCATCCCCCGTGCCCTGGACCAGGTCTACGATGAGAACAACGACCTTGTGTGGGGGAAGGCCCTCTCGAAAAAGCTCAGACACACCTTTATGCGCTCACGGGTGATGACTTTCGAGGTCTTCAACGACTGGCTGCCGACCGACAGATGTTTTGTCGGTGTGGACGACAGGGTCAAAGACAAGTGGGGCATGCCGGTCGGCAAGATCCGGCTTTACGGCCATCCGCACGATGTCGAGGTGGGGCGTCACCTCGCGAAGCAGGCGGAGAAGGTCCTGGAAGCCCTGGGGTGCGAAGAGATAAGCTCCAATATCTCCGACGCGCCGCCGCCGAACCTCGTCGCCGGCGGCTGCCGCTTCGGAACCGATCCCGAGAGCTCCGTCCTCGATCCAAACTGCAGAGCGCACGAGGTGGCCAACCTCTACGTAACCGACGCCAGCTTTATGCCGACCGGCGGCAGTGTCCCCTACACCTGGACCATCTACGCCAACGCCTTCAGGGTGGCCGATATAATTTTAAAAGAGATGAGGATCAATGTTTAA
- the queC gene encoding 7-cyano-7-deazaguanine synthase QueC encodes MSKKAVCIMSGGMDSTLSAYMMKESGYEIIAVHFNYDQRTEKKEREAFHAIADAIGALKKYDLDIGFFKELGASALTDKNIDVPTGGLEEGVPVTYVPFRNGIFLSMAAAVAEKEGAEVICIGVVEEDSSGYPDCRESYIKSMQESINLGTREETNVTIEMPLVHLKKSQIVRAAVNHHVPLELTWSCYKNEDKACGVCDSCRLRLRGFELAGVEDPIPYEKR; translated from the coding sequence ATGAGTAAAAAAGCAGTCTGCATAATGAGCGGGGGGATGGACTCCACCCTGAGCGCCTACATGATGAAAGAGAGCGGCTATGAGATCATCGCCGTCCACTTCAACTACGACCAGCGCACCGAGAAAAAAGAGCGCGAGGCCTTTCATGCCATTGCCGACGCCATCGGCGCCCTCAAAAAGTACGATCTCGACATCGGCTTTTTCAAAGAGCTCGGCGCCTCAGCCCTGACGGACAAGAACATCGACGTGCCGACCGGCGGGCTGGAAGAGGGGGTTCCCGTCACCTATGTCCCTTTCCGCAACGGCATCTTTCTGAGCATGGCGGCGGCGGTTGCCGAAAAGGAGGGGGCCGAGGTGATCTGCATCGGCGTGGTCGAAGAGGACAGCAGCGGCTACCCGGACTGCCGGGAGTCCTACATCAAAAGCATGCAGGAGAGCATCAACCTCGGTACCAGAGAGGAGACCAACGTCACCATCGAGATGCCGCTCGTCCACCTCAAGAAGTCGCAGATCGTCCGTGCCGCCGTCAACCACCATGTCCCCCTGGAGCTGACCTGGAGCTGCTATAAAAACGAGGACAAGGCCTGCGGCGTCTGCGACAGCTGCCGCCTGCGTCTGAGGGGCTTTGAGCTTGCCGGCGTGGAAGATCCGATCCCGTATGAAAAACGGTAA
- a CDS encoding DNA-deoxyinosine glycosylase codes for MPEKRLEHPFDAIVDEHSKVLILGSFPSIKSFEQNFYYAHPRNLFWPIMEELFGVTLKTNEAKRAFALEKGIALWDTYASLKRGSGNSSDANLKELQVNDFDAFLKEYPNIRHLFFTGQKAYQGYMKHFKHIKIETTLLPSTSPAHAAMKKEEKLERYRAIKDELE; via the coding sequence ATGCCTGAAAAGCGCCTCGAACACCCCTTTGACGCCATTGTCGACGAACACTCCAAAGTGCTGATACTGGGCTCCTTCCCGAGCATCAAGTCGTTCGAGCAGAACTTCTACTATGCCCACCCGAGAAACCTCTTCTGGCCCATCATGGAGGAGCTCTTCGGCGTGACGCTAAAGACCAACGAGGCGAAACGTGCCTTTGCACTGGAGAAGGGGATCGCTCTCTGGGACACCTACGCCTCCCTGAAACGCGGCTCGGGCAACTCCAGCGACGCCAACCTCAAGGAACTCCAGGTCAATGATTTTGACGCGTTTCTAAAAGAGTACCCCAACATCAGGCATCTCTTCTTTACCGGCCAGAAGGCCTATCAGGGCTACATGAAGCACTTCAAACATATCAAGATCGAGACGACCTTGCTCCCCTCGACGTCCCCGGCGCATGCCGCGATGAAAAAAGAGGAGAAGCTCGAGCGCTACAGGGCGATCAAGGACGAGCTTGAATAA
- the mrdA gene encoding penicillin-binding protein 2 has translation MRTRLLITLFSIVWLSLLIRVFYLSIQSNTYYETLSSHNTIKTELIAPIRGEIHDRNNLPIAINRLGFSIKLQPHLKHNKTSDELNETIEVLVSYLPDLNATKIRKRYLNNDSYYNHNDIRVVDFISYEKIMPVYSLLNLDDHITVIPAPKRYYPYNDLAAHVIGYVAKANKQDVERDELAKLIGSTGKNGVEKYYNSYLEGLAGERRVKVSAQNEVIEELSHTKAIENRNLTLTLDMELQKYVSERFDAKAGAVIVMSVEGEILAAASFPEYDLNTFVSGISSALWKELINDINTPFTNKLINGLYPPGSTIKTGLGLIYLSSGISQWWTVDCKGTMKLGKRNFRCWKHDGHGTTDIRKAIRESCDDYFYKGSLKVGIADMSFGLKQFGLGSKTGVDLPNEFIGTVPSREWKRRRFNQPWYIGETLNTSIGQGDFLVTPLQIAQFTALMATGHLVTPHLAKKIGDEEYLPEYRDVLTPEQHKKLPIIQQAMRQVCQAKKGTAVNFMHAKIPVAGKTGTAQVIGISQEVKQRMNERDMKYYTRSHAWFTTYAPSDKPQYIVTVLVEHGGHGGVAAGGMVSDIYNKMIEFGYIRK, from the coding sequence ATGAGAACTCGCCTTCTGATCACCTTATTCTCTATCGTGTGGCTTTCACTGCTCATACGTGTTTTTTACCTTTCTATACAGTCCAACACCTATTATGAGACACTCTCCTCACACAACACCATTAAAACAGAGCTGATCGCCCCGATACGCGGAGAGATACACGATCGAAACAATCTGCCCATCGCTATCAACCGGCTTGGTTTTTCCATCAAACTGCAGCCACACTTAAAACACAACAAGACATCCGATGAACTCAACGAGACCATCGAGGTTCTGGTAAGCTATCTGCCCGATCTGAATGCGACCAAGATCCGTAAGCGCTATCTCAATAACGACTCCTACTATAACCACAATGATATCAGGGTCGTCGACTTTATCTCGTACGAAAAGATCATGCCGGTCTACTCTCTGCTTAACCTTGATGACCATATTACGGTCATTCCTGCCCCTAAACGCTACTATCCCTATAATGATCTGGCGGCGCATGTCATCGGTTATGTCGCCAAAGCCAACAAACAGGACGTCGAACGGGACGAACTCGCTAAACTGATCGGTTCAACGGGTAAGAACGGGGTTGAGAAGTACTACAACAGTTACCTGGAGGGGCTGGCAGGTGAACGCAGGGTAAAAGTCAGTGCCCAGAATGAGGTCATCGAAGAGCTCAGCCACACCAAAGCAATCGAAAACCGGAATCTCACGCTCACCCTTGATATGGAACTGCAAAAATATGTCAGTGAACGGTTCGATGCGAAAGCAGGAGCGGTCATCGTCATGAGCGTTGAAGGCGAGATCCTTGCCGCGGCAAGTTTTCCGGAGTATGATCTCAACACCTTCGTATCAGGCATCTCATCTGCCCTGTGGAAAGAGTTGATCAACGATATCAACACCCCTTTTACCAACAAGCTTATCAACGGGCTCTATCCTCCCGGTTCTACGATCAAGACAGGCCTGGGGCTGATCTACCTGAGTTCGGGTATCAGCCAGTGGTGGACCGTCGACTGCAAAGGGACGATGAAGCTGGGCAAACGTAATTTCCGCTGCTGGAAACATGACGGTCACGGTACAACCGACATCCGAAAAGCGATCAGAGAGAGTTGCGACGACTACTTCTACAAAGGGAGTCTCAAAGTCGGCATTGCCGATATGAGTTTTGGTCTGAAGCAGTTCGGCCTGGGCAGCAAAACCGGCGTCGATCTTCCAAACGAGTTTATCGGTACTGTGCCGAGCCGCGAATGGAAACGCCGGCGTTTCAACCAGCCATGGTACATCGGAGAGACACTCAACACATCGATCGGGCAGGGGGATTTTCTGGTCACACCCCTGCAGATAGCCCAGTTTACCGCGCTTATGGCGACAGGGCACCTTGTAACACCGCACCTGGCCAAAAAAATAGGTGACGAAGAGTATCTGCCCGAGTACAGAGATGTGTTGACACCGGAACAGCACAAAAAACTGCCGATCATCCAGCAGGCCATGCGACAGGTCTGCCAGGCCAAAAAGGGGACGGCGGTCAACTTTATGCATGCCAAAATCCCCGTAGCGGGAAAGACCGGGACCGCACAGGTCATCGGTATCTCGCAAGAGGTCAAACAGCGTATGAATGAGCGCGACATGAAGTACTACACCCGTTCGCATGCCTGGTTCACCACCTATGCTCCTTCCGACAAGCCGCAGTACATCGTCACAGTACTGGTCGAACACGGCGGGCACGGCGGGGTCGCCGCCGGGGGCATGGTCTCCGATATCTATAACAAAATGATCGAATTCGGGTATATCAGGAAGTAG
- a CDS encoding isochorismatase family cysteine hydrolase: MNKYTKPNFETSALITIDTQRDTLEGQPLEIKGTSDALPRMKILLDFYRKNQLPIIHIVRIYKPDGSNVDLCRKELVENGAALLAEDSIGAELARELFDNDSVRYNTKLLLEGGIQKISDNEVIIYKPRWGAFYNTPLDDYLKSLNVNTLVFSGCNFPNCPRTSIYEASERDYKVVLAEDALSGLYEQGIKELENIDVLVETTVNIIKKANV, encoded by the coding sequence ATGAACAAATACACAAAACCAAATTTTGAAACTTCTGCACTAATTACCATAGATACACAACGAGATACTTTAGAAGGACAACCTCTTGAAATCAAGGGAACCTCTGATGCATTGCCGCGAATGAAAATACTGCTAGATTTTTACAGGAAGAATCAATTGCCAATCATCCATATCGTTCGTATCTACAAACCCGATGGTTCCAATGTCGATTTATGCAGAAAAGAGTTAGTCGAAAATGGAGCCGCATTGTTGGCAGAAGATAGTATTGGGGCGGAACTAGCTCGTGAACTCTTTGATAATGACAGTGTCAGATACAATACAAAACTCCTGCTTGAAGGTGGCATACAAAAAATATCGGATAATGAAGTCATCATATACAAGCCACGCTGGGGTGCTTTTTACAATACCCCGCTGGATGACTATTTGAAAAGTCTGAATGTTAACACACTTGTCTTTAGCGGATGCAACTTTCCAAACTGTCCGAGAACTTCCATATATGAAGCCAGTGAAAGAGACTATAAAGTGGTATTAGCTGAAGATGCATTATCCGGTCTTTATGAGCAGGGAATAAAAGAGCTTGAGAATATTGATGTTCTAGTTGAGACCACGGTAAACATCATTAAAAAGGCAAATGTTTAA
- a CDS encoding nuclear transport factor 2 family protein — protein MQIQLPIRDFSPEQSQLWKKVQSLWEMSRGRDKDQVRATLHPEYVGWDISTQLPHDREAAVGSVTDDSPILQDYILQPLSVRIYDGRVGVVHYSYAATVLPKDGEAMRVTGKWSEVYLKDRNEWMMISVSGKPDELK, from the coding sequence ATGCAGATACAGTTACCAATCCGTGATTTCTCACCCGAACAAAGTCAGCTTTGGAAGAAGGTCCAATCGCTATGGGAAATGTCTAGAGGTCGTGATAAAGATCAAGTCCGCGCCACGCTCCATCCTGAGTACGTAGGTTGGGATATCAGTACACAACTTCCACATGATCGGGAAGCTGCAGTCGGTTCAGTAACAGACGATTCACCAATATTGCAAGATTACATACTCCAACCACTAAGTGTACGGATCTATGATGGGCGTGTCGGTGTAGTGCACTATTCCTATGCGGCGACTGTCCTCCCAAAAGATGGAGAGGCCATGAGAGTTACAGGCAAATGGAGTGAAGTCTATCTAAAAGACCGTAACGAATGGATGATGATCTCCGTCAGTGGTAAACCAGATGAACTCAAATAG
- a CDS encoding nuclear transport factor 2 family protein: protein MHTTKEVITGTENLEDVSSPYQALVQFYCAFNTGDIQMMSQNWAQSDDIAMDNPLGGIKRGWAEVQPVYARIFDGPAKVYVEYFDYSIHETAEMFYAVGRERGYFRLGDEEIALAIRTSRIFRRIEGRWKQVHHHGSIEDPQLLGRYQATVLGKRS from the coding sequence ATGCACACAACCAAAGAAGTAATCACCGGCACGGAAAACCTAGAAGATGTATCTTCCCCGTATCAGGCACTCGTTCAGTTTTATTGCGCTTTTAATACAGGCGATATACAGATGATGTCACAGAACTGGGCACAGTCCGACGACATTGCTATGGACAACCCACTCGGTGGCATCAAACGCGGCTGGGCTGAAGTCCAGCCGGTTTACGCGCGCATCTTTGATGGTCCCGCCAAAGTGTACGTCGAGTATTTCGATTACTCCATCCACGAAACGGCAGAGATGTTTTATGCCGTAGGAAGGGAGCGGGGGTATTTCCGCCTCGGTGACGAGGAGATAGCGCTTGCTATCCGAACAAGTCGAATTTTCCGAAGAATCGAGGGACGCTGGAAACAGGTCCATCATCATGGCTCGATCGAAGACCCGCAGTTATTGGGCCGGTATCAGGCGACTGTTTTAGGCAAAAGGTCGTAA
- the ybeY gene encoding rRNA maturation RNase YbeY has translation MIDIDNRTDTTIETSLLERIAQSLSDRDVELILVHDDEMAQINEETRAIAKTTDVLSFPYADMPGVPLGSIVISEDFVKRGAQEYGHSEDDERALLFIHGMLHILGYDHEVDNGEMRVKESELIKAFDLPESLIVRTEES, from the coding sequence ATGATTGATATAGATAACAGAACAGACACAACGATAGAGACAAGCCTTCTGGAGCGTATCGCGCAAAGTCTCAGCGACAGAGATGTCGAACTGATCCTGGTGCATGACGATGAGATGGCGCAGATCAATGAAGAGACAAGAGCGATCGCCAAAACGACCGATGTTTTGAGTTTCCCTTATGCGGATATGCCGGGAGTGCCCCTGGGCAGCATCGTGATCTCTGAAGATTTTGTCAAACGCGGTGCTCAAGAGTACGGCCATAGTGAAGATGATGAACGCGCCCTCCTCTTTATCCACGGCATGTTGCATATTTTGGGATATGACCATGAGGTCGACAACGGCGAGATGCGCGTCAAAGAGAGTGAGCTGATCAAGGCTTTCGATCTTCCGGAGAGTTTAATCGTCAGAACAGAGGAGTCATAA
- a CDS encoding SprT family zinc-dependent metalloprotease, translating into MNKQYSYRGFEIEHVVNARMKNIYLRIGDDGKVVVKSSRLSKKRLLALIDEKEQWITKALSSIAEKPKARLGEEILYYGEIYPLDYHPAFANLRTKCERSAQEKLHRHYQQFYKSEAETFLQERLEYFAVRMDLQPTEMRLRHMKRQWGNCRSNGVITFNINLIQVPKECIDYVVVHELAHMIHMNHSRAFHDLVEQHLPQSREKRALLKRFNASL; encoded by the coding sequence TTGAATAAGCAGTACAGCTACAGAGGCTTCGAGATAGAGCATGTCGTCAACGCCAGAATGAAGAACATCTACCTGCGCATCGGCGATGACGGCAAAGTGGTCGTCAAATCGTCGCGCCTCAGTAAAAAACGGCTGTTGGCCCTCATCGACGAGAAAGAGCAGTGGATCACCAAGGCCCTCAGCAGCATTGCCGAGAAGCCGAAGGCCAGGCTGGGCGAAGAGATCCTCTACTATGGCGAGATCTACCCGCTCGACTACCACCCCGCATTTGCCAACCTACGCACGAAATGCGAACGAAGCGCGCAGGAGAAGCTGCATCGGCATTATCAGCAGTTCTACAAAAGCGAAGCGGAAACCTTTTTGCAGGAGCGCCTGGAGTACTTCGCCGTCCGGATGGATCTGCAGCCGACAGAGATGCGTCTTCGCCACATGAAACGCCAGTGGGGCAACTGCCGCAGCAACGGCGTCATCACCTTCAACATCAACCTCATACAGGTCCCCAAAGAGTGCATCGACTACGTCGTCGTCCACGAGCTCGCCCACATGATCCACATGAACCACTCCAGAGCCTTCCACGACCTCGTCGAACAGCACCTGCCGCAGAGCAGAGAGAAGAGGGCGCTGCTCAAACGTTTCAACGCGTCGCTGTAA
- a CDS encoding DUF2238 domain-containing protein has product MSNQKYFLLLSTLFIIEFLILSVSPYDRADWLLENVLVLLFTIIMAISYKKFPLSRISYTLIFIFMSLHEIGAHYTYAEVPYDRFLMTWFDFSLNDYLGWKRNNFDRLLHFLYGLLLAYPIKEYYYRVADTSGFWGYFFPLELTMASSMMYELVEWGAAEIFGGELGMAYLGTQGDIWDAHKDMAFASLGAFIAMSITMMINVMIQKGFFEEWKLSFKIKHNRPLGEDEISRLLDQQKEKRT; this is encoded by the coding sequence ATGTCCAATCAAAAATACTTCCTGCTGCTCTCAACACTTTTTATTATCGAGTTTCTGATTCTTTCAGTATCACCTTACGACCGGGCGGACTGGCTTCTGGAAAATGTTCTGGTGCTGCTCTTCACCATCATCATGGCCATCTCCTATAAGAAGTTTCCGCTTTCAAGGATCTCATATACGCTGATTTTTATCTTTATGAGCCTGCATGAGATAGGGGCGCACTACACCTATGCGGAAGTGCCGTATGATCGCTTTTTGATGACCTGGTTTGATTTCAGTCTGAATGACTATTTGGGATGGAAAAGAAACAACTTTGACCGCCTGCTCCATTTTTTATACGGGCTGCTTCTGGCCTATCCGATCAAAGAGTACTACTACAGGGTTGCCGATACTTCGGGCTTCTGGGGATATTTCTTCCCCCTGGAACTCACCATGGCCTCATCGATGATGTATGAACTGGTCGAGTGGGGAGCTGCCGAAATATTCGGCGGCGAGTTGGGCATGGCCTATCTCGGAACGCAGGGCGATATATGGGATGCCCATAAAGACATGGCCTTTGCAAGCCTGGGCGCGTTCATCGCGATGAGCATCACGATGATGATCAATGTCATGATCCAAAAAGGGTTCTTCGAGGAGTGGAAGCTGAGTTTCAAGATCAAACACAACAGGCCGCTGGGCGAAGACGAAATAAGCAGGCTGCTGGATCAGCAAAAAGAGAAAAGAACATAA
- a CDS encoding gluconate 2-dehydrogenase subunit 3 family protein has translation MINRRELFQYGGIVGAAVLVGIGARQYALSHNAGSDTFKTFAAVIDHLFNDADGYVTSQLNVTGYFKAVLADKRIDIEEREYLVNGVRWLNESAQEEFDKAFLSLNKEHREALLKKISMLRWGDNWLYKVMGYYFETVFSDPVYGGNVEGKGWKWLDYHPGFPRPNEVAI, from the coding sequence ATGATAAACAGACGCGAACTTTTTCAGTACGGCGGGATTGTCGGTGCTGCCGTGCTGGTCGGTATCGGTGCCAGACAGTACGCACTGAGTCACAATGCCGGCAGCGATACCTTTAAGACCTTTGCTGCTGTCATCGACCACCTTTTCAACGACGCCGACGGCTACGTCACCTCCCAACTCAACGTGACAGGCTACTTTAAGGCGGTGCTGGCCGACAAGCGCATCGATATCGAGGAGCGGGAGTACCTCGTCAACGGTGTGCGCTGGCTCAACGAAAGCGCGCAGGAGGAGTTCGACAAGGCGTTCCTCTCTCTTAACAAAGAGCATCGCGAAGCGCTGCTCAAGAAGATCTCTATGCTGCGCTGGGGTGACAACTGGCTCTACAAAGTGATGGGCTACTATTTTGAAACGGTTTTCTCCGACCCGGTCTACGGCGGCAATGTCGAAGGCAAGGGGTGGAAATGGCTCGATTACCACCCCGGATTCCCCCGTCCGAACGAGGTGGCCATATGA
- a CDS encoding calcium/sodium antiporter, giving the protein MDFVIFIVAMGALIYGADFIIKESERIAFHFNISHFVIGATLVAFGTSLPEMAASMMASYNHKSDMAIANVIGSVTFNITLVLGVVFLIAKKMMPKRNLFALDSAWIIMPPMILLLMAYDGTISRIDGMLFALMMVAYLFFLFTSDKEDLVAEIDEELEREKFNWPKSIVLLMIGFVLTIGGANFVVESGSNIARMFDVSEWVIGLVLIALGTSLPELVVSLVAVKKGHADMSIGNIIGSNVANFSMVLGGASLINPLSVTAAASYDVAIMVGASITLFLLLANKLYNKAGAIFLLTILALFLQNALAAF; this is encoded by the coding sequence ATGGATTTTGTTATATTTATCGTCGCGATGGGCGCGCTGATATACGGGGCCGATTTTATTATCAAAGAGTCGGAGCGTATCGCTTTTCACTTCAATATCTCTCACTTCGTCATCGGTGCGACGCTGGTCGCTTTCGGCACATCATTGCCTGAGATGGCCGCTTCGATGATGGCAAGTTATAACCACAAAAGCGACATGGCGATAGCCAACGTCATCGGAAGTGTCACCTTCAACATCACGCTTGTGCTGGGTGTTGTCTTTTTGATCGCCAAGAAGATGATGCCCAAGCGAAACCTCTTTGCGCTTGACAGCGCATGGATCATCATGCCGCCGATGATCTTGTTGCTGATGGCCTATGACGGCACGATCAGCCGTATCGACGGGATGCTCTTTGCCCTGATGATGGTCGCCTACCTCTTTTTCCTTTTTACCAGTGACAAAGAGGATCTTGTGGCCGAGATCGATGAGGAGCTTGAACGTGAAAAGTTCAACTGGCCAAAAAGTATCGTCTTGCTGATGATCGGTTTTGTCCTGACGATCGGCGGTGCGAACTTCGTTGTCGAGAGCGGCAGCAATATCGCACGGATGTTTGACGTGAGCGAATGGGTCATCGGTTTGGTGCTGATCGCTTTGGGCACCTCTCTTCCGGAACTTGTCGTCTCGCTTGTGGCTGTTAAAAAAGGGCATGCCGATATGAGTATCGGCAATATCATCGGCTCCAACGTTGCCAACTTTTCGATGGTGCTCGGCGGCGCCTCGCTGATTAACCCTCTATCGGTGACAGCTGCAGCGAGCTATGACGTCGCTATCATGGTCGGGGCTTCGATCACCCTTTTCTTGCTGCTTGCCAACAAACTGTACAACAAAGCCGGAGCGATCTTTTTACTGACGATTCTGGCCCTCTTTCTTCAAAACGCCCTGGCTGCTTTCTAA